In one window of Helianthus annuus cultivar XRQ/B chromosome 17, HanXRQr2.0-SUNRISE, whole genome shotgun sequence DNA:
- the LOC110922116 gene encoding putative late blight resistance protein homolog R1A-3, translated as MANAGLDLLMVSLKKLICYDSTPLINNNPCVQDERPRFQFLYQELESLRSFVLNMEITKGPHDQVKTRNLERRLRDVVEEAEDIVDLFLTRAFIRNNTSMMICGSDVSCHLPNIDSAIENIKSIKKELTDTKTQSQSEVLHPTAGTLPGKSSCSAVLKEEVIVGLDDDSMVLMDRLTGNQKQLDIISIVGMGGLGKTTLATRVFNDPFIVYHFHVRAWVSVSQVYTKKDLLISLLTSISKLALENIKKLRGEKISELLYKSLKGKRYLIVIDDLWSAKAWDDLKMHFPNDNTRSRILLTTRLSEIAFYAKPGGFTYNLQFLTKEESWELLCRKVFPEDGCPERLIKPGIQIAKKCQGLPLALVVIAGLLMKEERSPELWEKVAESVISYIAGDPKGYLDTLALSLVHLPRHLRDCFLYVGGFPEDCTIPVRRLIWLWIAEGFILEDGQKTLEEVAEDYLLDLVDRSLLIVAKRRSNGGIKACRIHDLLRELCLKKAREENFFMKTSRSGYLTSSKFISCTDKQRRLFADSNFFYEISSDHSAPHIRSFVCFNKEWYFSLGVQRCFHPFLLVRVLDLQTIHTPTVPLALELLVHLRHLALWSEVTRLPSSVCNLCNLQTLILKENYSGFMKLPENIANMVNLRHLWIEMIISIPETHNPTNSGVFFNLQTVSMLRLHGRAESLLKRIPNIRKLGCAVYEDKKEDSFPSFGLLNHLETLKVIQPEVKSLLSNKRISFPATLRKLTLSGCRFPWFDMSNIQWLPNLEVLKLLNYAFEGPLWDTGEGQFRQLKFLKLQNLDIQQWNAYSTNFPCLKRLVLLECHYLTGIPDEVGDIHTLETIDVDKRNHFVVKSANKIQEEQHAMGNYEFKMNVIGLFTSIR; from the coding sequence ATGGCAAACGCTGGTCTAGACTTGTTAATGGTCAGCTTAAAGAAGCTAATATGCTATGACAGCACTCCATTGATCAATAATAATCCGTGTGTTCAAGACGAAAGGCCTCGGTTCCAGTTTCTGTATCAGGAACTTGAATCCCTAAGGTCCTTTGTTCTTAATATGGAGATCACAAAGGGACCCCATGATCAGGTGAAAACTAGAAATTTAGAGAGAAGGCTTCGAGATGTTGTGGAGGAAGCTGAGGACATTGTTGATCTATTTCTGACTAGAGCTTTCATCAGAAATAACACAAGCATGATGATTTGTGGTTCTGATGTCAGCTGTCACCTCCCAAACATTGATAGTGCTATTGAAAATATCAAATCCATTAAAAAAGAACTTACGGATACCAAGACACAGTCTCAGAGTGAAGTCCTACATCCCACTGCTGGAACTTTGCCAGGCAAAAGTTCATGTAGTGCAGTACTTAAAGAAGAAGTCATTGTAGGCCTTGATGACGACTCAATGGTTTTGATGGACAGGCTTACCGGAAATCAAAAGCAATTAGATATCATATCCATTGTTGGTATGGGAGGACTAGGGAAGACAACTTTGGCAACAAGAGTATTCAATGATCCATTTATTGTATATCATTTTCATGTCCGTGCGTGGGTTTCAGTGTCCCAAGTGTATACTAAGAAGGATCTTTTAATCTCCCTGCTAACATCCATCTCTAAACTAGCACTTGAAAATATCAAGAAGTTGAGGggagagaaaatctcagaattgtTGTATAAGAGCTTGAAGGGCAAGCGATATTTAATTGTAATTGATGATTTATGGAGTGCTAAAGCATGGGATGATTTGAAGATGCACTTCCCAAATGATAACACCCGCAGTAGAATTCTGCTTACCACTCGCCTCTCTGAAATTGCTTTCTATGCAAAACCAGGCGGTTTCACTTACAATCTTCAATTTCTAACCAAAGAGGAGAGTTGGGAGTTATTGTGCAGGAAAGTATTTCCAGAAGATGGCTGTCCTGAAAGATTGATCAAGCCTGGAATACAAATTGCTAAAAAATGTCAGGGGCTACCACTAGCATTGGTTGTCATAGCAGGACTTCTAATGAAGGAGGAAAGGAGCCCAGAGTTGTGGGAAAAGGTTGCTGAAAGTGTAATTTCATACATTGCTGGCGACCCGAAAGGATATCTGGATACATTGGCTTTGAGCTTAGTCCATTTACCTCGTCACTTAAGAGATTGTTTTCTCTACGTAGGAGGTTTCCCAGAAGACTGTACAATTCCTGTGCGAAGGTTAATCTGGTTATGGATCGCAGAGGGATTTATACTTGAAGATGGTCAAAAAACCTTGGAAGAAGTGGCTGAAGATTACTTGTTGGATCTAGTAGACAGAAGTCTATTGATTGTCGCCAAACGAAGGTCAAATGGTGGGATCAAAGCATGCCGTATCCATGATCTATTAAGGGAGCTATGTTTGAAGAAAGCTAGAGAAGAGAATTTCTTCATGAAAACATCCAGGTCAGGTTACCTTACATCATCTAAGTTCATTTCATGTACAGATAAGCAACGGCGTCTTTTTGCAGACTCGAACTTTTTTTATGAGATCTCTTCAGACCATTCTGCCCCACATATTCGCTCGTTTGTGTGCTTTAACAAGGAATGGTACTTCAGTCTAGGGGTCCAGAGGTGTTTCCATCCCTTTCTACTTGTTAGGGTACTAGATCTACAAACTATTCACACACCCACAGTCCCCCTTGCCTTAGAACTGCTGGTTCATCTTAGGCACTTAGCACTTTGGTCTGAGGTCACAAGGCTCCCCTCCTCAGTGTGTAATTTATGTAACCTTCAAACCCTTATTCTTAAAGAAAATTACTCCGGTTTCATGAAGTTACCAGAAAACATAGCCAACATGGTAAATTTGAGGCATTTGTGGATTGAAATGATCATTTCTATTCCAGAAACTCACAAcccaaccaactctggtgtatttTTTAACTTGCAAACTGTTTCTATGCTAAGATTACATGGTAGAGCCGAAAGTTTGTTGAAAAGGATTCCTAATATCAGGAAGCTTGGGTGTGCTGTCTATGAGGATAAAAAGGAAGATTCATTCCCGAGTTTTGGTTTATTAAATCACCTTGAAACTTTAAAGGTGATACAACCAGAAGTGAAATCATTGTTGTCGAATAAGCGTATTAGTTTCCCTGCAACCTTGAGAAAACTTACGTTATCAGGATGTCgttttccttggtttgatatgtcgAATATCCAATGGTTGCCAAACCTTGAAGTTCTCAAGTTGCTAAATTATGCTTTTGAAGGACCCTTATGGGACACAGGGGAGGGACAGTTTCGCCAATTAAAGTTCTTAAAATTGCAGAACCTGGATATTCAACAGTGGAATGCCTACAGTACTAATTTTCCATGCCTTAAACGATTGGTGTTGCTAGAATGCCACTATCTTACGGGTATTCCAGATGAAGTGGGGGACATCCACACCCTTGAGACGATTGATGTTGATAAAAGGAACCACTTTGTTGTCAAATCTGCtaataaaattcaagaagagcAGCACGCTATGGGAAATTATGAATTTAAGATGAATGTTATAGGGCTTTTCACCTCAATAAGATGA